A single genomic interval of bacterium harbors:
- a CDS encoding DEAD/DEAH box helicase family protein, which translates to MQLKKYQTECLNKLHEYATECRKHPPEDGAAFAWMKFQPEKGYHRFSPENNAPIVCLKVPTGGGKTLIASHSVSVLFETFLKERASRGLVMWFVPSDSIRTQTLKALKNRNHAFRKSLDSNFDNKVRVFDITEAKQIRKGDLSENVCIVISTLGAFRREARDTLKVFQNNGALLEHFEELPEEAKEFLEKDKNKEIINSLANVIRLHNPLTIVDEGHNIDTELSLQMLEVLNPSFVLEFTATPRKSSNVLVEIGAQALKEQKMIKMPILLHPVSPWQEAIYAGIKKRKELETISDKNQTGYIRPIMLIQAEQEKESEKRVFVEQIKKFLVNDAKISEDEIVVKTATKNNLPDAETLADDKCPIRYIITVNALREGWDCPFAYILVSVSNLGAAVSVEQTIGRIMRLPYVKEHKSKELNQAYIFASTSNFTQTAENVISALKKNGYEDISIVGGGVNVEPKTYKKLVKEKIAISYINIKDESGKVRKIDYVADLISEQKLLQGLSTEIGFELPKENNEIVRIDVRHGGQLVKEKGGNYAIMYHADINTKEGLLSWLRFRVHREYIAMKEISDFLNRLFASLLQRYPVEKLGPACYSLKDVVERVIDSAVNKATQKRFGELEKRGLLQTDGEGFEFGDEMTLTATSKEPFERHAYEKVADINREELQFAKKVDALPNVKWWLRNPENGGFGIQGWKKDKFRPDFLLKTKNNDLIVIEYKGAHLATGEDTDYKRALGEKWAKLSGGKHHFFLAEKNNTDKIVSGISEL; encoded by the coding sequence ATGCAACTCAAGAAATACCAAACAGAATGTCTGAATAAACTGCACGAGTATGCCACAGAGTGCAGAAAACATCCACCGGAAGACGGCGCGGCTTTCGCTTGGATGAAGTTCCAACCGGAAAAAGGATATCACCGCTTTTCTCCAGAAAACAACGCGCCAATCGTGTGTCTTAAAGTTCCAACCGGCGGCGGGAAGACGCTTATCGCCTCACATTCAGTCAGTGTGCTTTTTGAGACATTTTTGAAAGAGCGGGCCAGCAGAGGCCTGGTTATGTGGTTTGTGCCTTCCGACTCTATCCGGACGCAAACGCTTAAAGCTCTTAAAAATCGCAATCACGCTTTCCGTAAATCGCTTGACAGTAATTTTGACAACAAAGTCAGAGTATTTGATATAACGGAAGCGAAACAAATTAGAAAAGGGGACTTATCGGAAAATGTTTGTATTGTTATCTCCACTTTAGGCGCATTCCGCAGAGAAGCACGGGACACGCTTAAGGTCTTTCAAAATAACGGCGCGTTGCTGGAGCATTTTGAAGAATTGCCTGAAGAAGCGAAAGAATTTTTGGAAAAAGACAAGAACAAGGAAATTATAAACTCTCTTGCAAACGTCATTCGTCTGCATAATCCGCTTACTATTGTTGATGAGGGGCATAATATAGATACCGAACTGTCGCTTCAAATGTTGGAAGTCCTTAATCCATCTTTTGTCTTGGAGTTTACGGCAACGCCGAGAAAAAGCAGTAATGTGCTTGTAGAAATCGGGGCGCAAGCTTTGAAAGAGCAGAAGATGATAAAGATGCCGATACTTTTGCATCCTGTTTCGCCGTGGCAGGAAGCGATTTATGCGGGTATCAAGAAGCGAAAAGAGCTTGAGACAATATCCGATAAGAATCAGACCGGATATATACGGCCGATAATGCTTATTCAGGCAGAGCAGGAAAAAGAAAGCGAAAAAAGGGTCTTTGTGGAGCAGATAAAAAAGTTTTTGGTCAACGACGCAAAGATTTCAGAGGATGAGATTGTTGTGAAGACAGCGACAAAGAATAACTTGCCAGATGCTGAAACATTAGCGGATGATAAATGTCCGATTCGCTATATTATTACAGTCAATGCTCTGCGCGAAGGGTGGGATTGCCCTTTTGCATATATTCTTGTTTCCGTTTCAAACTTGGGCGCGGCTGTTTCCGTAGAGCAGACAATCGGCAGAATTATGCGTTTGCCGTATGTAAAAGAGCACAAAAGCAAGGAACTTAATCAGGCGTATATATTTGCTTCAACAAGCAATTTTACCCAAACAGCTGAAAATGTTATTTCCGCTCTTAAGAAAAATGGGTATGAGGATATCTCTATTGTCGGTGGTGGTGTAAATGTTGAGCCGAAAACATATAAAAAGTTGGTTAAAGAGAAAATAGCTATTTCATATATCAATATAAAGGACGAATCAGGCAAGGTGCGGAAGATTGATTATGTGGCGGACTTGATAAGCGAACAAAAACTTCTTCAGGGTCTTTCAACCGAAATCGGTTTTGAATTGCCGAAAGAAAATAATGAAATTGTGCGTATAGATGTAAGACACGGAGGACAACTGGTGAAAGAAAAAGGGGGAAATTATGCGATTATGTATCACGCTGATATAAATACAAAAGAAGGATTGCTTTCATGGCTTCGTTTCCGCGTGCATAGAGAATATATTGCAATGAAAGAGATTAGTGATTTCTTGAATCGGCTTTTCGCTTCTTTGTTACAGAGATATCCAGTAGAGAAATTGGGCCCCGCGTGTTACTCGCTTAAGGATGTGGTGGAGAGGGTGATTGATTCGGCTGTAAATAAAGCGACACAAAAGCGGTTTGGGGAGTTAGAGAAGCGAGGGTTATTACAAACAGACGGAGAGGGCTTTGAGTTTGGCGATGAAATGACGCTTACTGCCACATCAAAAGAGCCGTTTGAACGACATGCGTACGAGAAGGTGGCTGATATAAACAGGGAGGAATTGCAGTTTGCAAAGAAAGTTGACGCGTTACCAAATGTAAAGTGGTGGTTGCGTAATCCTGAAAATGGAGGGTTTGGAATACAGGGGTGGAAAAAAGACAAATTCCGTCCGGATTTTTTGCTAAAAACTAAAAACAATGATCTTATCGTGATTGAATATAAGGGCGCGCATTTAGCGACAGGGGAAGACACAGATTATAAAAGAGCCTTGGGAGAGAAATGGGCAAAATTGAGTGGCGGTAAACATCATTTCTTTCTTGCGGAGAAAAATAACACAGATAAGATTGTTTCTGGGATTTCGGAATTATAG
- a CDS encoding GTP pyrophosphokinase — protein sequence MKLHNHIQIEKALEIALDAHRGQVDKAGKAYILHPLRLLVEAKTEEEQIVALLHDVVEDSDVTLDGLRTAGFSDSIIKAINLLTRRSEDTYEDFIEKVRTNELARHIKILDLRDNMQIDRIPNPSEKDLGRIEKYKKAAVFLEAG from the coding sequence ATGAAATTACATAACCACATACAGATAGAAAAAGCATTGGAGATAGCATTGGATGCTCATAGAGGACAAGTGGATAAAGCAGGGAAAGCATACATTCTGCACCCTCTTCGACTTTTGGTTGAAGCAAAAACAGAAGAAGAGCAAATCGTGGCGTTGCTTCACGATGTGGTGGAGGACAGCGATGTTACACTAGACGGTTTACGAACGGCCGGATTTTCTGATTCCATAATCAAAGCGATCAACCTTCTGACTCGTAGGAGTGAAGATACATACGAGGATTTTATTGAAAAAGTAAGAACAAATGAGTTGGCGCGACATATAAAGATATTGGACCTCAGAGACAATATGCAGATTGACAGAATACCAAATCCTTCTGAAAAAGATCTTGGGCGTATTGAGAAATATAAAAAAGCTGCGGTCTTTTTGGAAGCAGGATAA
- a CDS encoding phosphoglycerate mutase family protein, protein MSLPIDLVLIRHGQSEGNAAKRRSEKGDNSGYELLSGRHTRSFRLSEKGRKQAALAGKWLAEEFPKDENGMVFDRFITSEYARAMETAALLGLPEAIWYRNFYLTERDWGDLEQCPENERMEKYGKALRMYNTEPFFWKPPNGESFAELCLRLDRVLFTLHRECSDMRVIIVCHGEVMRAFRVLIERMSQQKFKQFYHSKKTEHRVNNCEILHYTRRDPETGHISSRADWMRRIRPSNEPFWTTGWKKIYRPKYSNEDLLETVDMFPAILA, encoded by the coding sequence ATGTCTCTTCCAATTGATCTTGTTTTGATAAGGCACGGCCAATCAGAGGGTAATGCCGCCAAGCGCCGAAGCGAAAAGGGTGATAACAGCGGTTACGAACTTCTTAGCGGTCGGCACACAAGAAGTTTTAGGCTTTCTGAAAAGGGTCGAAAACAGGCGGCGCTTGCCGGCAAATGGCTTGCCGAGGAATTTCCCAAAGATGAAAATGGGATGGTTTTTGACCGATTCATAACTTCCGAATATGCGAGGGCTATGGAAACTGCCGCTCTTTTGGGGTTGCCCGAGGCGATATGGTATCGCAATTTTTACCTTACCGAGAGAGATTGGGGAGATCTGGAACAGTGTCCCGAAAATGAGCGTATGGAAAAATACGGAAAAGCACTGCGAATGTATAACACCGAACCGTTCTTTTGGAAACCGCCGAACGGAGAATCTTTCGCGGAACTTTGCTTGAGGCTAGACAGAGTCCTTTTCACTCTCCATCGCGAATGCAGTGATATGCGAGTCATAATAGTTTGCCATGGAGAAGTGATGAGGGCTTTCCGTGTTCTTATTGAGCGCATGTCACAGCAGAAATTCAAGCAGTTCTATCACTCAAAAAAGACCGAGCACAGAGTCAATAATTGCGAGATTCTGCATTACACCAGACGGGATCCGGAAACTGGACATATTTCATCAAGAGCGGACTGGATGAGGAGGATCCGACCATCCAATGAACCGTTTTGGACCACGGGTTGGAAAAAGATTTATCGGCCGAAATATTCTAATGAAGATTTATTGGAGACGGTTGATATGTTCCCGGCGATTTTGGCGTAA